The window ccctggccccgccccgccccgccccgccccgccccgccccgccccgccccgccccgccccgccccgccccggcctccCTCCGGCTCCGCCAGACCTGTGTGTTAGTTTTCCCCTACCCCGGAGGCAGGTCTCCCTGGCTTCAGGGTTGTatttcaaaatcctaaaggaaaacAGCTTTCCTGAAAAtgactctgctttatttttttgtgaggTCCACCGAAACGCTGTTACCCTCCTACTGTGACAGTGACgcctttttcccttcccttccccagcacCTTCCATAGCAGGCTGGGGGGAGCAGGCCCAAGGAcgggcctcctcccccacccgcacCACACACACCCCGAAAGGGCCAGGGTTGGGGGGGCGACAGAGGGGTGCCATCTGTCCCAGTCAGCTGTGAGGAAGGCCAGGGAATCTCACCCGgaattcttccttctctggagtCTGCCCCTAACCTGTGCTGTCCAGTCCAGTACCCTCTAGCTGTATGTGGCcgtttaaattaattaaaatggtgggacgcgtgggtggctcagtcatttgggcgtcggacttcagctcaggtcatgatttacaGGTTGGTGAATCCAGCCCTGCCTcacgctctgcgctgacagcccaaagcctgcctgggattctcctctctctgtccctcccctgaattctgtctctcaaaataaataaataaataaaaacctgaaaaaaataattactttaataatggaatataatttaaaatcccAGATTCTGGGTCATTCCAGGAAACCTTGCTTTTGGCATGTAGGTAACTGATTCAAATCGAAGCTGCCAGCAGATGAAACGAAACCTGCCTGATGGCCAAGACAGGTTGCGGGCTGGGGACCCCTAACGACCCATAATCCTGTAAACCCGAAGGTGGTTTGGGAGAGTGCCCACCTTCTCCGACCTCTCAGGCAATCTTGGCAATCTGGTGGACAGATTTCGTTTTCTCCCAGTCTAGTGGACAGATTTTCAAAATCATGTGACTTGTGGTAATAccgcaaaaaagaaaacagcccaCCCCAGCTGTAGGGCGTGTGCAAACACACTTCCTGCTCTAATCGGTGGCTTGTTACCTACAACCTTTCGGGTTGTCTTTGTCCCTCCACCAGCCTGACACACGACTGCTCTTTGGCAAATGCTTGTGGACATACAGTGAACTTGTCAGCCAGCGGCCAAGGGACTTGGGAAAGAGCTGTCCCCAGATCTAGAGGAGGTCCGTGTTTTGGGGGGTTGGGAGGAAGATGAGGTGGGGTACAGAGAGTCACCAGATGTCCCAGAACAAATGAGAGCCTtggaagaccccccccccccgggaagaAATTTTCAAGAAGGAAGCTTTCTTGGTCAACTAAAGGAGTAAGGAAATTGGGAGAACCCATAGCATTTGAAGGCTTTATttcttgagtacctactatgtaccgGGGAACGTGCTGGGCTATTGAGGAGAACAAGGCCTGAAATAGAAGAGGGAGACCACCTCAGAAGAACCGGGGGGAGGGCACCCTCATcggagggaacagcaggtgcaaagtcCCTGAGCAGAGAATACTGTCCCTGAGGGAGATCTGTAGGAACCTGATGACACAGACACAGCCTCAGAGGCTGACCTGACACCCAGGTCAGAGTGTATTTACGATGGGAAGATGGGAGGGTGTTAGTCAGGCAGTTACTTCATTTTGCCATGACATTGATTTGGCCTCGGCACTGGAAAGAGTTGGCTTGAAAGAGGCAAGACCAAGGCGACCAACTAGGTTTGGGATGACGGTGACCTTGATGGGGCCGTGGGGTCATGAAAGCCCCTGACGGCTTCAACACGGTAGGCAGGTTTTCTCAACTTCTCACCGGAGTCAAGCACAAAGGCACAAGGAGAAGTAAGAGACAGTCTGACCACAGGGCCATGTGAAAATGCGGGTCAGGGGTCTAAAAGAAACTGAATGTTGACTGGCCATGGGAGGAGAGGACACGACGTCCAGGGGGAAGCGACAGCTAGGTCAGGCCCTGGCGGGGGACGGCCCCTTGGAGCTGGGGACTCAGGCCTGAGATGGGCCTCCCAGTGTAAAAGGCTCTCAGAGGGATCCCCTGGGAACGAAACAGGATGTGGGCCAGCACAGGGCTCCCCAAAGTCCACTCCCTCACCGGGCAGGGGCAATGAGCAAGGAGGGCCCCTCAGGATGACCAGGGCCACCATCAGGGTCTGGCTTAGCCCTTGCCCACTCCTGGTGGACTCACAGCTGTTCCCCAGGGAGGTGATTTTTCTAAGAATTAAGAGTTCATTCGTATGATCCAAAAGGGTCTTTAAGAAACtggcagatgggggggggggggcacctgggtggctcagtcagctgggcaaccgacttcggctcaggtcatgctgtcCCAGTTCGTGGGATGGAACCCTGAGTccaatgtcgggctctgtgctgacggctcggagcctggcgcctgctgcgcattttgtctccctctctctgcccctcccctgcgcgcgcgcgctctctctctctctctctctctctctctctaaataaacattaaaaaaagaaaaaagaaaaaacaaagaaaacgcCACAGGAGTGAGTGATAGAAATGCCCCCAGCTGTGAGGCCTCCCGGCTCGCAGTCACCTCCCCACATCCCTCTCACCCCTAGGCACACCTCCCTGATCTGGAGCCTCTCCTTTGCTGGCGTGTTTTCCtgcaccccaccctcaccccaccccacctgtcccctttcctgctctgtcctcaGGTCAGGGCCCCAGAAACCGCCGCCCCCCCTCAGCTCTATCTCAGCAGCTGCCGTTTACGGCTAGACACCCCAATGCAAAAATCTGTGTGCAGCTGCAGGAAGCAGGaagtcagtgggggaggggggagcttcAGGGAAGCGGCCTCAAAAATGGTGAGCTGGGCcgaccccctccctgccctggccttgctcctggctcccctccccccaccccctccccaggttcTGCATTTGCAGGCCCCCAGGAGGCCTGAGCCAGAGATCTGAGTCCTGTCCCGCCCTAGGCTGCCCTTCTCTCTGGTCCAGGTAGGGGTgaaccctcctccccctccctactcctccctcccccgcctctgCCCCGACCTCAAAGCCAAGGAGTTTCCGTGGCCTGGTGAAGGATGAAGACCCAGGTCCGAAGAACAAGCCAAGGGGCAAATGCGCCTCAGGCCTGAGCTCCCTGCTGCCCCAGCGTCAGGCAACGCGCAGGCCAGAAAACTTCCAGCCCTTTCCACAGGCCAGTTGTCACCCGTGTCCATGTACAGATTATAGAGGTCAGGTGGACCCCCCCTCCCTGgggtcctgccccctccccagccactggGGGCTCCTGCCTCCCGCCCAACAGGCACTCAGTTTGATtcaaccaacttttttttttttttttttttaacgcttatttatcttttgagagacagagacagagcaggagctggggaggggacagagagaggcggggagtcacagattccgaagcaggctccaggctccgagctgtcagcacagagcccgacgcggggctcggggctcacgcccatgaaccatgagatcctgacctgagcggaaggcggacgcttaaccgactgaggcccccGGGCGCCCGCAGCCAACTCTTATTAGGACGCCACAGCCAGAGCGACGGGCCGGACCCGGACAAGGAAAGCGGCCGGGGAGGGCTGGGCTAGGCCTGGACGGCGCTCCTGAACacctgagccactgaggtgcagAAACTGTTAAAGGCGCTGCCGACGGCCTCCACCGCGTTGCAGAAGGCCTGAAAGCTGGCGGCCACCTTCTCCCTCACCCACGCCAGTGCGGCCTGCCACTTCAGCTGCAGTCGGTAAAGCAGCCTTCGGAACAACCTCAGGGCTCTGTCACAGAAGCTCTCCTCCGTCTTCTGGACCACGGGGTGCTCCTTCTCTTCCAGGTCAAGGACGGAGGACCTCAAGACTCTGGAACGTAGCTCCTGCCGCACTTCGGGAAGTAACGGACTGGATTCCTGCAAGGGTGGGGGTGCCGTTCGGTTCGGGGTCCCACCTGGAGGACGCGGCCCAGGTCCTGGCCCCGGCTGAGGCCCCCCCCCCGCCTGTGTGAGGGTCTGGGAGCCAGAAGCCCGGCTCTCCCGCCGCCGCCAGCTCCACACTCGAGAAGACTCCTCCCAGGGGCTCAGCCCCTCCGTGCCTCCCCACCGGCAGGAAGCAGCGTGGTCGTTCCTGCATGCTCGCGGACGGGCGGCTGAGCCCGGTACCAGCCCCGCGCGGCCCCTCATACGCGGAGGCACCCCTCCACCCTCagcttggcgggggggggggggggggcactgtgcACACACGTGACCAAGTCAAGACAGAACAGGggggga is drawn from Leopardus geoffroyi isolate Oge1 chromosome E3, O.geoffroyi_Oge1_pat1.0, whole genome shotgun sequence and contains these coding sequences:
- the IL32 gene encoding interleukin-32 isoform X3, which translates into the protein MWSSEVGRNPIEFMRHQMHQLVDIFCDTTQHQSRGAPDGFNEIMLEAVDLHHHQNNDEESSPLLPEVRQELRSRVLRSSVLDLEEKEHPVVQKTEESFCDRALRLFRRLLYRLQLKWQAALAWVREKVAASFQAFCNAVEAVGSAFNSFCTSVAQVFRSAVQA
- the IL32 gene encoding interleukin-32 isoform X4; translated protein: MRHQMHQLVDIFCDTTQHQSRGAPQQRLGLREVEDGFNEIMLEAVDLHHHQNNDEESSPLLPEVRQELRSRVLRSSVLDLEEKEHPVVQKTEESFCDRALRLFRRLLYRLQLKWQAALAWVREKVAASFQAFCNAVEAVGSAFNSFCTSVAQVFRSAVQA
- the IL32 gene encoding interleukin-32 isoform X2, which encodes MRGRAGLVPGSAARPRACRNDHAASCRWGGTEGLSPWEESSRVWSWRRRESRASGSQTLTQESSPLLPEVRQELRSRVLRSSVLDLEEKEHPVVQKTEESFCDRALRLFRRLLYRLQLKWQAALAWVREKVAASFQAFCNAVEAVGSAFNSFCTSVAQVFRSAVQA
- the IL32 gene encoding interleukin-32 isoform X1 translates to MWSSEVGRNPIEFMRHQMHQLVDIFCDTTQHQSRGAPQQRLGLREVEDGFNEIMLEAVDLHHHQNNDEESSPLLPEVRQELRSRVLRSSVLDLEEKEHPVVQKTEESFCDRALRLFRRLLYRLQLKWQAALAWVREKVAASFQAFCNAVEAVGSAFNSFCTSVAQVFRSAVQA